In one window of Chryseobacterium viscerum DNA:
- a CDS encoding BamA/TamA family outer membrane protein yields MSCKHYKNSPQKYYKIISFATFVGLLYACSTTKKVPEGEYLLTKNTLGFEDKKEFFDEELKDYIQQKPNKKQFLFMPLSLLLYNMADTKYDTILNEYMTYPGEMRNQKLRDSLFLKYNMKSSVGKSLLFDRLLHNWGTPPVILDQTRSEKSAESIKKRLTYRGYWDSDVTFKHTLDSASKKASVHYSIKHNEPTRIKDYFYNIPDQGIKGYYNYNLNRSLVRSGQILDQTVLEREVTRITDLMREFGFYRFNASNDEVYFVADSLKSRKQIPLTLEIHKDSLDTPYKISTFGNIDVAIIDEPGDYPKNTKKDSLRRIRFHTMNDKYKLSSIWRAIIPDSKKVFDQTKLDVTKRNLLAMNNFSIVKARDSLRQGGMASPNDSIVDVLYVLKPLPKYEFKLGTDINYSQVLNLGISPSVDLTTRNVFRGAENLSTSLSGTFGSIRSTKDIDKRVAAYEISAQASLNFPRLLLPFNYYKFIPKRYTPTSSILLGASIQNNIGLGRLIFNTGLNYQASVNDQVYHKLTLFNTQVSLTKNKDAYYDYFVNDGRVKDEVFGNYFMFNPETAQTGQDYKDGKLSVDEVSKKIIENDAYRASLNQQGTDLLTAFRGTLVNKDRQTQDVLISSMIYNFVYSEIGKKEYPNAFYFNGKVELAGNILSLFNKKDNDGGVVTGPQKTIFGLPYAQFVKFDIDARKYFKFNGNQTLVLRQFIGVGIPYGNSQDMPIIKSYFNGGSNDIRAWVAFGGLGPADSQVDERVRTYMTDNVKLTTNIEYRIPFNKTYEGALFTDIGNTWSLRNYNDGYGDEFKFNKFLKQVGIGSGFGLRVNIAYVTARIDLAYKIYDPNKPDGDRWRFKYFQPFKPTVNIAFGYPF; encoded by the coding sequence ATGAGCTGTAAGCATTATAAGAATTCTCCTCAAAAATATTATAAAATTATCTCATTTGCAACATTTGTTGGTCTCCTTTATGCTTGTAGTACAACAAAAAAAGTTCCTGAAGGCGAATATCTGCTTACCAAGAACACATTAGGGTTCGAGGATAAGAAAGAATTTTTCGATGAGGAACTCAAAGATTATATTCAGCAAAAACCCAATAAAAAGCAATTCCTTTTCATGCCATTAAGTCTTCTTCTGTACAATATGGCTGATACAAAATACGATACGATACTTAACGAATACATGACCTATCCCGGAGAGATGAGAAATCAGAAACTGAGAGACTCTTTATTCCTTAAATACAATATGAAAAGCAGTGTTGGAAAAAGCCTGCTGTTCGATCGTTTATTGCACAATTGGGGAACACCGCCGGTAATACTTGATCAGACAAGAAGCGAAAAAAGTGCTGAATCTATTAAGAAAAGACTTACCTACAGAGGATACTGGGATTCTGATGTAACATTCAAACATACTCTGGATTCTGCTTCTAAAAAAGCATCTGTTCATTATTCTATTAAGCATAATGAACCTACCCGGATCAAGGATTATTTTTACAATATTCCGGATCAGGGGATCAAAGGTTATTACAATTATAATCTGAACAGAAGTCTTGTAAGATCAGGACAGATTCTTGATCAGACCGTTCTTGAAAGAGAAGTAACCCGAATTACGGATCTGATGAGGGAGTTTGGGTTCTATAGATTCAATGCTTCAAATGATGAAGTCTATTTTGTGGCAGATTCTCTTAAAAGCAGAAAGCAGATTCCTTTGACACTGGAAATTCATAAAGACTCTCTGGATACTCCATATAAGATTTCAACTTTCGGAAATATAGATGTTGCCATTATAGATGAACCGGGTGATTATCCTAAAAATACCAAAAAAGACAGTTTAAGAAGAATAAGATTCCATACGATGAATGATAAATATAAACTTTCATCCATATGGAGAGCTATTATTCCGGACAGTAAAAAGGTTTTTGATCAAACCAAGCTTGATGTTACCAAGAGAAATCTTTTGGCGATGAACAATTTTAGCATCGTTAAGGCAAGAGACTCCCTGAGACAAGGAGGAATGGCTTCACCTAACGACAGCATTGTTGATGTATTATATGTTTTGAAACCGCTTCCGAAGTACGAGTTTAAACTGGGAACAGATATTAATTATTCCCAGGTATTAAATCTTGGTATCTCTCCTTCCGTAGACCTTACCACCCGAAACGTTTTCAGAGGGGCAGAAAACCTTTCCACAAGCCTTTCAGGAACATTTGGATCTATCAGAAGTACGAAAGATATTGATAAAAGAGTTGCTGCCTATGAAATATCAGCTCAGGCATCTTTGAATTTCCCAAGGCTTTTGCTTCCGTTTAATTATTATAAATTCATTCCTAAACGATATACGCCTACTTCATCTATTTTGTTAGGGGCGTCCATACAGAACAATATCGGTTTGGGAAGATTGATTTTCAATACGGGGCTGAACTATCAGGCAAGTGTTAATGATCAGGTATATCATAAGCTTACTTTATTCAATACTCAGGTCAGTCTTACCAAAAATAAAGATGCCTACTACGATTATTTTGTAAATGACGGAAGGGTAAAAGATGAAGTTTTCGGGAATTATTTTATGTTTAATCCGGAAACTGCACAAACCGGACAAGATTATAAAGATGGAAAACTTAGTGTAGATGAGGTTTCCAAAAAGATTATTGAGAACGACGCTTACCGTGCAAGTCTTAATCAACAAGGAACAGATCTTTTGACGGCCTTCAGAGGGACCTTAGTGAATAAAGACAGGCAGACGCAGGATGTTCTTATTTCTTCCATGATTTATAACTTTGTATACAGTGAAATCGGGAAAAAAGAATATCCAAACGCATTTTATTTCAATGGGAAAGTTGAGCTTGCAGGTAACATTTTAAGCCTATTCAATAAAAAAGATAACGACGGAGGTGTTGTTACCGGTCCCCAGAAAACCATTTTCGGGTTACCATATGCACAGTTTGTAAAATTTGATATTGATGCCAGAAAGTATTTCAAATTCAATGGCAACCAGACCTTGGTACTTCGCCAGTTTATCGGGGTGGGGATACCTTATGGAAATTCTCAGGACATGCCGATCATCAAATCATATTTTAATGGAGGTTCCAACGATATCAGAGCCTGGGTAGCATTTGGAGGATTAGGTCCTGCAGATTCTCAGGTGGATGAAAGAGTACGTACTTATATGACAGACAATGTAAAGCTTACCACCAATATTGAATACAGAATTCCGTTCAATAAGACTTATGAGGGAGCTTTATTTACAGATATAGGAAATACCTGGAGTCTTCGTAACTATAATGACGGATATGGAGATGAGTTTAAATTCAATAAATTCCTGAAACAAGTGGGTATCGGAAGCGGATTCGGATTAAGGGTTAATATCGCCTATGTAACGGCCAGAATTGACCTTGCTTACAAGATCTATGACCCGAATAAACCTGATGGAGACCGATGGAGATTCAAATATTTCCAGCCTTTCAAACCTACTGTTAATATCGCGTTCGGATATCCTTTCTAA
- a CDS encoding vancomycin high temperature exclusion protein, with product MICFCNVWVFGLTNGRTYTKISKIPPREVALVLGTSPKMRSGKSNPYFTKRMDAAALLYHHGKIKKIIVSGEKSTGYNEPRAMKNYLVYLEGVPEDIIMEDPKGFNTYKSILRCKDVYKKKNVIIVSQGYHNLRALFFARNNDMNALGFDAQDVTKSESFYRNQTREILARVIAVVYFILGVSPD from the coding sequence ATGATATGTTTCTGTAATGTGTGGGTTTTCGGGCTTACCAACGGGAGAACCTATACCAAAATCTCAAAAATTCCACCAAGAGAGGTTGCATTGGTTCTGGGAACATCTCCGAAAATGAGATCCGGAAAATCTAATCCCTATTTCACAAAAAGAATGGATGCTGCGGCTCTTCTTTATCATCATGGGAAAATCAAGAAAATTATCGTAAGCGGGGAGAAGAGTACAGGTTACAATGAACCGAGAGCAATGAAAAATTACCTGGTTTATCTGGAAGGTGTTCCGGAAGATATTATTATGGAAGATCCTAAAGGTTTCAATACCTACAAAAGTATTCTCCGTTGTAAGGATGTTTATAAAAAGAAAAATGTCATTATTGTATCTCAGGGATATCATAACCTGAGGGCCTTGTTTTTTGCAAGAAACAATGATATGAATGCTTTGGGGTTTGATGCTCAGGATGTCACAAAATCTGAAAGCTTCTACAGAAATCAGACGAGGGAAATCCTCGCCCGTGTGATTGCTGTAGTCTATTTTATTTTAGGCGTTTCTCCGGATTAG
- a CDS encoding ferredoxin--NADP reductase — protein MEQQIYKGKLIQFHPLKIAKKEELTKNTFSLEFDIPENLKENFRFEAGQFVSIKFQAHGKEVINDYSMTSAPYEGKVSLGIKMNSPEGAASQLFQNYNVGDDLWVSEPGGRFTLVSKPSEFRTIVAFAAGIGITPILSHFKNILHTEPRTRLFLFFGNKSSEDLVYRDQLDNLARTCGDRLQIFYFFSQEKTGDQFFYGRLDAKKLNLIINQILHLDDTDEESTIWDAVDEVLICGKGEMIKTLANACYHHGIPKKNIHFELFEEFNDDIYPVEKEFPLIEDIEVEFTMLGKKYTTYLPDNKDKILQQLLIQKFPVPYSCKSGICGSCECSLEEGEVELLENEYLTEREEEQGHILACMSIVKSKKIKLNFDLS, from the coding sequence ATGGAACAACAAATCTATAAAGGAAAACTGATACAGTTTCATCCGTTAAAAATAGCGAAAAAGGAAGAGCTGACCAAAAATACTTTTTCTCTGGAGTTTGATATTCCTGAGAATTTAAAAGAAAATTTCAGGTTTGAAGCAGGGCAGTTCGTCAGTATAAAATTTCAAGCCCATGGTAAAGAGGTTATTAATGATTATTCAATGACTTCGGCACCTTATGAGGGGAAAGTAAGTCTGGGAATAAAGATGAATTCTCCTGAAGGTGCTGCTTCCCAGTTATTTCAAAACTATAATGTAGGTGATGATCTGTGGGTGAGTGAACCCGGAGGAAGATTTACATTGGTTTCCAAGCCCAGTGAATTCAGGACTATTGTTGCTTTCGCAGCTGGTATAGGAATCACGCCCATTTTGAGCCACTTCAAGAATATTCTTCACACAGAACCCAGAACCCGGTTGTTTCTATTTTTTGGAAATAAAAGTTCAGAAGATCTGGTGTACCGTGATCAATTGGATAATCTTGCAAGAACGTGTGGTGACAGGCTTCAGATTTTTTACTTCTTCTCGCAGGAGAAAACTGGAGATCAGTTTTTTTATGGAAGATTGGATGCCAAGAAATTGAATCTTATCATTAATCAGATTCTCCATTTGGATGATACCGATGAAGAATCTACAATCTGGGATGCTGTAGACGAAGTGCTGATCTGCGGAAAAGGTGAAATGATAAAGACTTTGGCCAATGCCTGCTATCACCATGGAATTCCGAAAAAGAACATCCATTTTGAACTTTTTGAGGAATTTAATGATGATATTTATCCTGTAGAAAAAGAATTCCCTTTGATTGAAGATATAGAGGTTGAATTTACCATGCTCGGAAAAAAATACACTACTTATCTTCCTGATAATAAGGATAAAATTCTGCAGCAGCTTCTGATTCAGAAGTTTCCGGTTCCTTATTCATGCAAATCCGGAATCTGTGGAAGCTGTGAATGTTCTTTAGAAGAAGGGGAAGTGGAACTGCTGGAGAATGAGTATCTTACTGAACGAGAAGAAGAGCAGGGGCATATATTGGCTTGCATGTCTATTGTGAAAAGTAAAAAAATAAAGCTTAACTTTGATCTTAGTTGA
- a CDS encoding TlpA family protein disulfide reductase, protein MKKIILSTLLLTALYSCKKEGQKTENTAAADSLSVTQPTGAEESTYIPKELSPENVSQYLAKNNDTLYVTNFFATWCGPCMREIPSFKSKMEELKGKPVKFTFINLDDKADWAGAVKNFATENKLGKSVILLDGQKLDQNFFSSNFKQWDGGSIPFTFMRKGDKTDEYLGMMTEDVLNSKIDSFLQ, encoded by the coding sequence ATGAAGAAGATAATTTTATCCACGTTACTCCTTACTGCATTATACAGCTGTAAAAAAGAAGGCCAGAAAACTGAAAACACAGCAGCTGCAGATTCTCTTTCTGTAACTCAACCTACAGGTGCTGAGGAAAGTACGTATATTCCCAAAGAACTTTCTCCTGAAAATGTAAGTCAGTATTTAGCAAAAAATAATGATACTTTATATGTTACCAACTTTTTTGCAACCTGGTGCGGTCCATGCATGAGAGAGATTCCAAGTTTTAAAAGTAAAATGGAGGAACTGAAGGGCAAGCCCGTAAAATTCACTTTCATCAATCTTGACGACAAAGCTGATTGGGCTGGTGCTGTAAAGAATTTTGCAACTGAAAATAAGCTTGGGAAAAGTGTTATCTTACTTGATGGACAAAAACTGGATCAAAATTTCTTCTCTTCCAATTTCAAACAATGGGACGGAGGTTCTATTCCTTTTACTTTCATGAGAAAAGGTGATAAAACCGATGAATACCTGGGAATGATGACGGAAGATGTATTAAATTCAAAAATCGATTCTTTCTTACAATAA
- a CDS encoding FecCD family ABC transporter permease, whose product MSKRFKILCLLFLIAIIMSAVINLNTGFLSLNFQDFFQNSDHNQIAEIRINRVLVMMLAGISIPTSGFLMQEYFQNPLAGPDILGITSVASLSVAFYIFFSHDILLPEFLQNSFLSLSAIGGSLLLMLILLSMSNRFQDKSYLIIFGFLVSAFAGAIVSLLQFYAENQSLKNYILWSFGANNMVTRNQIYVLFILVSIGMLICFRAIKPLIGNSLGNSYAQSLGVNLKQLKLLIIVASSLLSASVTAFLGPILFIGIIVPHFCRLVYNPSKLWQQWILNMFLGMLIMLVFSVIAEKTQIPLNVISSVFGIPVILMMLLKQNKV is encoded by the coding sequence ATGTCAAAAAGATTTAAAATCCTGTGTTTGCTATTCCTGATTGCCATTATTATGAGCGCTGTCATCAATCTGAACACAGGATTTTTAAGCTTAAATTTTCAGGATTTCTTCCAAAATTCTGATCATAATCAAATCGCTGAAATCCGCATCAACCGTGTTTTGGTAATGATGCTGGCCGGAATTTCAATTCCTACTTCAGGTTTTCTGATGCAGGAATATTTTCAAAACCCACTGGCAGGACCTGATATATTGGGAATCACTTCGGTTGCCAGTTTGTCTGTTGCCTTTTATATTTTCTTTTCTCATGACATTTTACTGCCTGAGTTTCTGCAGAACAGCTTCTTAAGCTTATCAGCTATTGGAGGAAGTCTGCTCCTGATGCTGATATTATTATCAATGTCTAACAGATTTCAGGACAAATCTTATCTTATTATTTTCGGGTTTCTTGTCTCTGCATTTGCTGGTGCTATTGTCTCACTGTTACAATTTTATGCAGAAAACCAGAGTCTGAAAAACTATATTTTATGGTCTTTCGGGGCGAATAATATGGTAACGAGAAACCAGATTTATGTGTTGTTTATTTTAGTTTCAATTGGTATGCTTATCTGTTTCAGAGCGATAAAACCACTCATTGGAAATTCTCTGGGCAATTCCTATGCACAAAGTTTAGGTGTAAATTTGAAACAGTTGAAACTTTTAATAATCGTGGCGTCCTCTCTCCTATCCGCTTCTGTTACTGCATTTTTAGGACCTATCCTTTTTATCGGAATCATTGTTCCCCACTTTTGCAGACTGGTCTATAATCCATCCAAATTATGGCAGCAATGGATTCTCAACATGTTTCTGGGAATGCTGATCATGCTTGTATTCTCAGTTATTGCGGAAAAAACACAGATCCCTTTGAATGTGATAAGCTCTGTATTTGGTATTCCTGTAATTCTGATGATGCTTTTGAAACAGAATAAAGTTTAA
- a CDS encoding GxxExxY protein — protein MTENELSKIVFETGLKIHRKLGAGLFEHVYEECMFYELTKSGFLVEKQKLLPIIYEDLRIENAFRLDMIIENKVILEIKAIDYISPTHKAQLLTYLKMANCKLGMLLNFQSDVFKNGVTRIVNNL, from the coding sequence ATGACAGAAAATGAACTCTCAAAAATCGTTTTTGAAACTGGATTAAAAATTCATAGAAAACTTGGAGCAGGATTATTTGAACATGTGTACGAAGAATGTATGTTTTATGAATTAACAAAATCAGGATTTTTAGTAGAAAAACAAAAGTTACTTCCAATCATTTATGAAGATTTGAGAATAGAAAATGCCTTCAGACTTGATATGATTATTGAAAACAAAGTAATTCTGGAAATAAAAGCTATTGATTATATATCACCCACTCATAAAGCACAACTACTCACCTATCTAAAAATGGCAAACTGTAAACTAGGCATGCTGCTCAATTTTCAATCTGATGTTTTTAAAAACGGAGTAACAAGAATTGTGAACAACTTATAA
- a CDS encoding ABC transporter ATP-binding protein, whose product MHLQIKQANIGHNTTLISNANADLKLGDVCLLIGNNGVGKTTLIKSILHQLPLLNGEISINGKNVKSLSVKEIAENIAIVFSKSVIPQHYTVEDLISLGKYIYYPFYFELKKEDREEVAHIIEELDLSQYRYTLLKNLSDGNLQKAFIGRAITQNSPIIILDEPTTHLDEKNKIIILKTLRKLAKEQNKLILFSSHDWRLAKEFADKIWYVKKNHLYSGIVEDILLQHDELTNASLFQINETFIPPFISAPQFHKEMLYSLLQKNFQKDLSGLNFEFQNDFWVITKDSLIYQCESFEEIINLVTNIH is encoded by the coding sequence ATGCACCTACAGATCAAACAAGCTAATATCGGCCACAACACAACATTAATCTCCAATGCCAATGCAGATTTGAAGCTTGGCGATGTATGCCTGCTGATTGGCAATAATGGTGTAGGGAAAACAACACTTATCAAATCTATTCTGCATCAGCTGCCTTTACTGAATGGGGAAATTTCTATTAATGGAAAAAATGTAAAAAGTCTTTCTGTAAAAGAAATTGCGGAGAATATTGCTATTGTTTTTTCAAAGTCCGTCATTCCGCAGCATTATACGGTTGAAGATCTTATTTCTCTGGGAAAATACATCTACTACCCTTTTTATTTTGAGTTAAAAAAAGAAGACCGTGAAGAAGTTGCCCACATCATTGAAGAACTGGATTTAAGCCAATATAGATATACCCTTCTGAAAAACCTGTCGGACGGAAACCTTCAGAAGGCATTTATCGGACGTGCAATAACCCAAAATTCTCCAATCATCATTCTGGATGAACCAACTACCCATCTGGATGAGAAAAATAAAATAATTATTCTTAAAACTTTAAGAAAACTGGCTAAAGAACAAAATAAACTTATCCTGTTTTCTTCTCATGACTGGCGGCTGGCCAAAGAGTTTGCAGACAAAATATGGTATGTAAAGAAAAACCATTTGTATTCTGGGATTGTTGAGGATATTTTACTTCAGCATGATGAACTCACCAATGCATCATTATTTCAAATTAATGAGACTTTTATTCCGCCTTTTATCTCTGCACCGCAGTTTCATAAGGAAATGCTGTATTCTCTGCTTCAAAAAAACTTCCAAAAAGACCTGTCTGGCCTAAATTTCGAGTTTCAGAACGACTTTTGGGTAATTACTAAAGATTCCTTAATATACCAATGTGAATCTTTTGAAGAAATCATCAATTTAGTTACAAACATTCATTAA
- a CDS encoding MarR family winged helix-turn-helix transcriptional regulator has product MDNNKEKIENVDLILKQTWLAVSKMYTELAQEHDSTAVQALTLLKIDPKEGTRSTNLGPKMAIEPTSLTRIIKLLEDNGYIYKEKTTTDKREVIIKLTDKGLNSRNMSKEVVVNFNKKVMEKIAPEKLDAFKDVMTEIMKIANELLNNRK; this is encoded by the coding sequence ATGGATAATAATAAAGAAAAAATAGAAAACGTAGATTTAATTTTAAAACAGACCTGGTTGGCTGTTTCTAAAATGTACACAGAACTAGCTCAGGAACATGATTCCACAGCGGTACAAGCGCTTACTCTTCTTAAAATTGATCCCAAAGAAGGAACCCGAAGTACCAATCTTGGTCCAAAGATGGCTATTGAACCCACTTCCTTAACGAGAATCATCAAACTTCTGGAAGATAACGGATATATCTATAAAGAAAAGACAACCACTGATAAAAGAGAGGTTATTATTAAGCTTACAGATAAAGGTTTAAACTCCAGAAACATGTCAAAAGAAGTTGTTGTCAACTTCAACAAGAAGGTGATGGAAAAAATAGCTCCGGAAAAGCTGGATGCCTTCAAAGACGTGATGACCGAAATCATGAAAATAGCAAACGAATTATTAAACAACAGAAAATAA
- a CDS encoding 3-hydroxyacyl-CoA dehydrogenase/enoyl-CoA hydratase family protein, translated as MKRRIKHVTVLGSGIMGSGIAAHFANIGVEVSLLDIVPFELTEAEQKKGLTKDDKVVRNRIASENFEKLKKASPALLYSPKFADRIKIGNFDDDLPKIKNTDWIIEVVVERLDIKKSVYEKIEQFRKPGTLISSNTSGIPIHFLTEGRSEDFKKYFAGTHFFNPVRYLPLLEIIPTNDTAPEIIDFYMNYGAKFLGKTTVLAKDTPAFIANRIGVFSMMDLLHNVQKLGLTVSDVDKLTGPVIGRPKSATFRTADVVGLDTLVMVANGVRQSGAEANDFNDVFALPPYIQKMMDNKWLGSKTEQGFYKKVKNAEGKSEIHGLNLDTLEYELQGKSSFPTLELTKAIDKPIDRFKVLIGGKDKAGELYRKSLGALFAYVSHKVPEISDEVYKIDDAMRAGFGWENGPFEIWDAVGVAKGIELAKDAGYEVSDWVKNVETFYKVNDEGQTIYVDKNSGDYNKIPGQDAFIILDNIRKNKTLWSNSGAAIEDLGDGIINFEIRSKMNSLGGEVLDGLNRAIDLAEKEYDGLVVGNQGANFSVGANLAMILMMAIEQDWDDLNMAIAYFQKSMMRVRYSSIPVVVAPHGMTLGGGCEMTMHADRVVAAAETYIGLVETGVGVIPGGGGTKELTLRTSREFHNDDVKNNRLRDAFMNIAMGKVATSAYEAYDMGILEKGKDIVSVSKNRQIAEAKKVAKLLAEQGYTQPIEQKVKVLGKDALGMFYVGTDQMLTGNFISAHDKKIADKLANVMVGGNLSEPTVVTEQYLLNLERETFLQLCGERKTLERIQYMLQNGKPLRN; from the coding sequence ATGAAAAGAAGAATCAAACATGTAACGGTTCTTGGTTCGGGAATTATGGGAAGCGGTATCGCTGCTCACTTCGCCAACATCGGTGTTGAAGTATCACTCTTGGATATTGTTCCTTTTGAACTTACTGAAGCTGAACAGAAAAAAGGTTTGACCAAAGATGATAAGGTAGTAAGAAACAGAATTGCTTCCGAAAACTTTGAAAAACTTAAAAAAGCAAGTCCTGCACTTCTTTATTCACCAAAGTTTGCAGACAGAATTAAAATCGGAAACTTCGATGATGATCTTCCGAAAATAAAAAACACAGACTGGATTATTGAAGTAGTAGTAGAAAGACTTGATATCAAGAAGTCTGTCTATGAAAAGATTGAACAGTTCAGAAAACCGGGAACATTGATTTCTTCTAATACATCCGGTATTCCTATTCATTTCCTTACAGAAGGCAGAAGCGAGGATTTCAAAAAATACTTTGCAGGAACTCACTTCTTCAACCCGGTAAGATACCTTCCTCTTTTAGAGATTATCCCTACCAACGATACCGCTCCTGAAATTATAGATTTCTATATGAACTACGGGGCGAAATTCTTAGGTAAAACAACCGTTTTAGCAAAAGATACTCCAGCTTTCATCGCCAACAGAATTGGTGTATTCTCAATGATGGATCTTCTTCATAATGTACAGAAATTAGGACTTACCGTTTCTGATGTTGATAAATTAACAGGTCCTGTAATCGGACGTCCAAAGTCTGCTACTTTCAGAACAGCTGATGTTGTAGGCCTTGATACTTTGGTAATGGTAGCCAATGGAGTTCGCCAGAGTGGTGCTGAAGCCAATGATTTCAATGATGTATTTGCCCTTCCACCTTATATCCAGAAAATGATGGATAATAAATGGCTAGGTTCAAAAACAGAACAAGGTTTCTACAAAAAAGTGAAAAACGCAGAAGGAAAATCTGAAATTCATGGATTAAATCTTGACACTTTAGAGTATGAACTTCAAGGAAAATCATCATTCCCTACTTTAGAATTAACAAAAGCTATAGACAAACCAATTGACAGATTCAAAGTGCTGATTGGAGGTAAGGATAAAGCAGGTGAATTGTACAGAAAGTCTTTAGGAGCACTATTCGCTTATGTTTCTCATAAGGTTCCTGAAATCTCTGACGAAGTTTATAAAATAGACGATGCCATGAGAGCTGGTTTCGGATGGGAAAACGGACCATTTGAAATCTGGGATGCTGTAGGCGTTGCAAAAGGTATTGAACTGGCAAAAGATGCAGGATACGAAGTTTCAGACTGGGTGAAAAACGTAGAAACCTTCTATAAAGTAAATGATGAAGGACAAACTATTTACGTTGATAAAAATTCAGGAGACTACAACAAAATTCCTGGTCAGGATGCTTTCATCATCTTAGACAATATCAGAAAAAACAAAACGCTTTGGAGCAATTCCGGTGCTGCTATTGAAGATTTAGGAGACGGAATCATTAACTTCGAGATCCGTTCAAAAATGAACTCTCTTGGAGGCGAAGTTCTTGATGGATTAAACAGAGCAATTGATTTAGCAGAAAAAGAATATGACGGTTTAGTTGTAGGAAACCAGGGAGCTAACTTCTCAGTAGGGGCTAACCTTGCTATGATCCTTATGATGGCTATCGAGCAGGATTGGGATGATTTGAATATGGCAATCGCTTACTTCCAGAAATCAATGATGAGAGTACGCTACTCCTCTATTCCTGTAGTAGTTGCTCCTCACGGAATGACTCTAGGTGGAGGATGTGAAATGACAATGCATGCAGACCGAGTGGTTGCAGCAGCAGAAACGTACATAGGACTAGTAGAAACGGGAGTTGGTGTAATTCCTGGTGGTGGTGGTACTAAAGAATTAACCTTAAGAACTTCAAGAGAATTCCACAACGATGATGTGAAAAATAACAGACTTCGTGATGCGTTCATGAATATCGCAATGGGTAAAGTAGCTACTTCTGCTTATGAAGCTTATGACATGGGAATCCTTGAAAAAGGTAAAGACATCGTTTCCGTAAGCAAAAACAGACAGATTGCTGAAGCTAAAAAAGTGGCAAAACTATTAGCAGAACAGGGCTATACCCAGCCAATCGAACAGAAAGTAAAAGTTCTTGGTAAAGATGCCTTAGGAATGTTCTACGTAGGAACAGACCAAATGTTAACTGGAAACTTTATCTCTGCACATGATAAGAAAATTGCAGATAAACTGGCCAACGTGATGGTAGGCGGAAATCTATCTGAGCCAACAGTCGTTACAGAACAGTATCTATTGAATCTTGAAAGAGAAACCTTCCTTCAGCTTTGTGGAGAAAGAAAAACTTTGGAAAGAATCCAGTACATGTTACAGAACGGAAAACCATTAAGAAATTAG
- a CDS encoding four helix bundle protein: MHNFRDLEVWTKSMKLCKVFYLASGNFPKDEMFGLTSQSRRSLYSIPSNIAEGAGRDTDAQFSHFLNIALGSSFEFETQILIANDLGFLKNDDFNISYSEIKHIQNMLAKLKQKFNTQAF; this comes from the coding sequence ATGCACAATTTTAGAGACTTAGAAGTTTGGACGAAATCAATGAAACTCTGTAAAGTATTTTACTTAGCCTCAGGTAATTTTCCAAAAGATGAAATGTTCGGATTGACTTCACAGTCAAGAAGAAGCTTATATTCAATTCCTTCTAACATTGCTGAAGGTGCAGGCCGGGATACAGATGCTCAATTTTCACATTTTCTGAATATTGCGTTAGGCTCTTCATTTGAATTTGAAACTCAAATCTTAATTGCTAATGATTTGGGATTCTTAAAAAATGATGATTTTAATATTAGTTATTCTGAAATCAAACACATACAAAATATGTTGGCAAAATTGAAACAAAAATTTAATACTCAAGCATTTTAA